CTCAGGATAGTATTTTCCAAATACTCCATATTCAGTTTCTCTTGACTGTGAAACACCTGATGTTTATTAAGAATGAGGAACAATCTAATGGAGAATGATGACTCCACAATTAACTTTTTTACATTCATAAAGGTTTTCTCCACAGTGAGATTATAAGTGAACATTATTTAGCAGAATTAGAATTTACGCAGGAAAAGGTACATTGGATGTCTTCAATAAATAACCACATAAATCTCTAAGAACAAgttaaaattactttcttttacCTAAAGGTATAAActgtaaaaaattataaaaaaaacttACCCACATAACTTAAATCAGTAGGATTTCTGTCTACTGCAAGATCtcccatatttaaaaaatataaatttcactGAGGCAAGAGTGAATGGCTGTCCATGCCTCTTAATATTATCATATGGCTTCACTGTGagttttttatttacttggctgcgctgaggcttatttgtggcatgtgagaaCTTTGTTGCCTCATGCCAGATCCTCTGCTGCTGTGCATGGACCCACTAGTTGCACTGTGCAGGCTCAGTACTTGAAGTGTGCAgccttagctgctctgtggcatgtgggatcttagttccccaagcagggattaaacttgtgtccactgcattgcaaggcagattcttaaccactggacccccagggaaatccccacTGTGATATCTTACATAACAGTTGTGAGACTCACGTCCTTCCCACACTCTTAACATTTGTAAAGCAGCTCCCAAGTGTTGACCTTTCATGTTGTTGGAAGtgaatcagaaagacaaaaagcTTTCCTCTGTGCCTTACatttatagggtttctctccagtgtgaatagCCTTCTGTGTGGTAATGGATGAACTGGTACATGTTTTTCCACACATATTACACTCGAAAGTCTTCTGCCCTGTATGAGCTCTAAAATACTTAAGacaattccctggcagtccagtggtggtTACAGCTCCATGCTCTCACTCCCaagggcccaggtttaatccttggttggggaactaataccCTACAAGCTGCATGGTAcagccaaaatgaataaataacatttcaaaaatgcttagaaaggaaaaaacaaaacaaaacaaaacttaagaGTTGAAGCAGCAGCAAATGCCTCCCCTCATTCCAAACACTTATACAGTATCTCACCAGTGTGAATACATTTGTGAATGGCAAAGGGTGAAGAACTAGCAAATCTTTTCCCACATTTATTACATTCTAAAGGCATCTTTCCATTAggaattcaaaaatatttagtaagggatttccctggtggtccagtggttaaaactccgtcttccaatgcagggaacttgggttcaatcactgggaactaaggtcccacatgctctggggtgcagccaaaattttttaaaaaatgtttcataagATATGAGAAAGCAGGATGGGCTTTTCCACATTTGTCACATTTCAATAGCCTCTCTTCAATGTCGTTTTATATGGTAAGAAAGGCTTGAGAAGTGAGAAAAGGTttttccacattccttacattcatatggtttctctccagtgtgagttcGTTTGTGTATGATAAGATATGAAGAAGTGGTAAATGTTTTCCCACACACATTACACTcaaaaggcttctctccagtgtgagttcTAAAATGTATAGTAAGATATGAGGAATTAgcaaaggccttcccacatttATCACATTTAATAGTCTTCTGTGCAGTATGAGACTGTAAATGTCTAATAAGGTGCGAAGAAGAAGCAAAGGCTTTCCCACACGTGTCACATTTAAAAGGCTTCTCACCAGTGTGAATTTTCGTATGTCGAGTAAGGCCTGAAGATCGAGTGAAGGTTTTTCCACATGTGTCACACTtaaaaggcttctctccagtgtgtgTTTTCATATGTTCAGTAAGGCCTGAGGATCGAGTGAAGGTTTTCCCACAAGTGTCACACTTAAAAGGCTTCTCTCCGGTGTGAGTTTTCATATGTTCAATAAGGCCTGAAGATCGAGTGAAGgttttcccacattccttacatttataGGGTTGCTCTCCAGTGTGAGTTCCCATGTGAATGTTAAAGGGCAGAGAATGTTTGAAGTCTTTCCCACATTCCTCACATTTGTAAGGTTTTATTACTGTGTGAATTTGGCTGTGAACACGAAGGTATGAGGATAATCTAAAGGCTTTCCCACAATACCTGCATTTGTAGGGTTTTATTCCAGTGTGAATTCGACTGTGAACACGAAGGTATGAGGACAATCTAAAGgttttcccacattccttacatttgtAGGGTTTTATTCCAGTGTGAATTCGACTATGAACAAGAAGGTATGAGGAAAAcctaaaggctttcccacatgTGTCACACTgaaaaggcttctctccagtgtgtgTTTTTATATGTTGTCTATGGCTTAGGGATGCAGTGGAGACTTTCCCAGAGTTCTCACATCTGTAGCATTTGTTAGCAGTGTGAGTTGGCACATGTGCACAAAGTCTTGTTGAGTGAACAAAAGTTTTTCCATATTCCTTCCATTTGTAGAGCTTTTCTTTATTGTGAGCTCTCACTTGTGTCCGAAGGTAAGACTGACTAACAAAGGCTCTCCCAATATCACTGTGTTCTAAGGCTTTTTCTTGTATGTTAGATTTCCAGGGTATAATATCTGGAGTCAGCATGACAGTTTTTCCACACTGATTAAACATGGAACATTTTTCTCCAGTAAAGGATTTGTTGTGCAGAGTAAGGAAGTTTTTCCCATGCTGATTATCTTCATAAGAGTTCCCTCCATTTTGAGTACTCCTGTGTGTCCTAAGGCATGAGTGGTCACTGAAGTCTTTCCCACATTGCTCACTGTCATAGAGTTCCTGTGCTTTATGGCCTCTTGCCTGTGGAGAAATGGAAGAATGATGATTTAAAGATTTCTCAGACTCATTAACTCCTCCTACCCATCTCAAAATAGAAACATTATTATAATGAGGATGAATGATTTATACCATCTCCATTACATTCATACTATGCTTGCCCTGttgatttatttcaatttaaataatgaaatccTTCTGTAAGAATGATGTGCCATATACTCTCATCCTAAAAGAGTTCTACAagggactccctggtggttcaatggttaagaatccaccttcctaTGCAGAGGACATGTGTTCAATACTTGGTCATGGAACAAAGAacccatatgccatggggcagctgagtctgtgtgctgcaactagagagaaagccgacacactgcaatgaagacccacagcagtcaaataaataagcaatcaaAATAAAGTAGGGGATGGGTTCAAGATGGCGAAATAGAAGGATGTGCGCTCTTCTCCTGTGACAGCACtgaaattgcaactagct
This genomic window from Cervus canadensis isolate Bull #8, Minnesota chromosome 4, ASM1932006v1, whole genome shotgun sequence contains:
- the LOC122440457 gene encoding zinc finger protein 266-like, coding for MGAHAFFLLLGVLSKDSFCLPEVKIEANRMVTECLRNCSQDSVTFADVAVNFTQEEWTLLDCFQRKLYRDVMLENYKNLTTAGYQVFKPTLISWLEEEELSTVERGILQEWGMQLKAKDSGIRQNIFGKKMSNGIQKARGHKAQELYDSEQCGKDFSDHSCLRTHRSTQNGGNSYEDNQHGKNFLTLHNKSFTGEKCSMFNQCGKTVMLTPDIIPWKSNIQEKALEHSDIGRAFVSQSYLRTQVRAHNKEKLYKWKEYGKTFVHSTRLCAHVPTHTANKCYRCENSGKVSTASLSHRQHIKTHTGEKPFQCDTCGKAFRFSSYLLVHSRIHTGIKPYKCKECGKTFRLSSYLRVHSRIHTGIKPYKCRYCGKAFRLSSYLRVHSQIHTVIKPYKCEECGKDFKHSLPFNIHMGTHTGEQPYKCKECGKTFTRSSGLIEHMKTHTGEKPFKCDTCGKTFTRSSGLTEHMKTHTGEKPFKCDTCGKTFTRSSGLTRHTKIHTGEKPFKCDTCGKAFASSSHLIRHLQSHTAQKTIKCDKCGKAFANSSYLTIHFRTHTGEKPFECNVCGKTFTTSSYLIIHKRTHTGEKPYECKECGKTFSHFSSLSYHIKRH